The following are encoded together in the Pirellulales bacterium genome:
- the hydA gene encoding dihydropyrimidinase, with protein MALLVKNSDIVTPAARFRGDIWCEGETITRIGADLTAPPGAEVIDARGKLVFPGFIDPHVHIYLPFMGTFAKDTYESASRAALVGGTTTLIEMVCPARNDDPWEAYELWKSRAAGRSACDYAFHMGVTRWDDKTAEVLGRVVGDGTASFKVFLAYQGAFGIDDGELFRTLELARRLGVIVTAHCENAELVAQLQRRLLAEGKTGPEWHEPSRPARVEAEGVHHLATFAELTGAHVYVVHTSCEDALFAARRARERGVALWVETVIPYLVLDSTYAERPEFEGAKYVMSPPLRDIRHQRVLWNALAAGEIDTVSTDHAPFDFHIQKEMGRGDFTRIPNGIPSVQDRVHLLYTHGVATGKIDLHRFADVASTQAAKLFGLFPRKGTIQPGADADLVIFDPEHRGTISAATQLMNVDYSAFEGWPIQGRVETVTVRGRVQVRDGVFVGAGGDGQILRRDPTHGG; from the coding sequence ATGGCGCTTCTGGTCAAAAACAGCGACATCGTGACCCCCGCCGCGCGGTTTCGCGGCGATATCTGGTGCGAAGGGGAAACCATCACTCGGATCGGCGCCGATCTGACCGCGCCGCCGGGCGCGGAAGTGATCGACGCCCGGGGCAAGCTCGTGTTTCCCGGCTTCATCGACCCACACGTTCACATCTATCTGCCCTTTATGGGCACCTTCGCCAAGGACACGTACGAATCAGCTAGCCGCGCCGCGCTGGTCGGTGGCACAACGACGCTGATCGAGATGGTCTGCCCGGCGCGCAACGACGATCCCTGGGAAGCCTACGAGTTGTGGAAATCGCGGGCGGCCGGGCGCTCGGCTTGCGACTATGCGTTTCACATGGGAGTGACGCGCTGGGACGACAAGACCGCGGAGGTGCTCGGCCGCGTCGTTGGCGACGGCACTGCCTCGTTCAAGGTTTTCTTGGCATACCAGGGCGCGTTCGGCATCGACGATGGCGAGCTGTTTCGCACGTTGGAGCTGGCACGCCGGTTGGGCGTAATCGTAACCGCGCACTGCGAAAATGCGGAGCTGGTGGCGCAGTTGCAGCGGCGCTTGCTGGCCGAGGGCAAGACCGGCCCCGAGTGGCACGAGCCATCGCGTCCCGCCAGGGTTGAAGCCGAAGGCGTACACCATCTAGCGACGTTCGCCGAGCTGACCGGCGCGCACGTCTACGTGGTTCACACCTCGTGCGAAGACGCACTCTTCGCGGCACGTCGCGCGCGAGAGCGAGGCGTCGCCCTGTGGGTGGAAACCGTAATTCCGTACCTCGTGCTCGACAGCACCTATGCCGAGCGCCCGGAGTTCGAAGGGGCCAAGTACGTCATGTCGCCGCCGCTGCGCGACATCCGGCACCAGCGTGTCCTGTGGAATGCTCTGGCCGCCGGCGAGATCGACACAGTTTCCACGGACCACGCCCCCTTCGACTTCCATATACAGAAGGAGATGGGCCGAGGCGACTTCACCAGAATCCCCAACGGCATCCCCAGCGTCCAGGACCGCGTACACCTCCTCTATACGCATGGCGTGGCGACGGGAAAGATTGACCTTCATCGCTTTGCCGACGTGGCCTCGACACAGGCCGCGAAGCTGTTCGGGCTGTTCCCACGCAAGGGCACGATTCAGCCGGGCGCCGATGCCGATCTGGTCATCTTCGATCCGGAACATCGCGGCACCATCTCGGCCGCCACGCAACTGATGAACGTTGACTACAGCGCTTTTGAGGGCTGGCCCATCCAGGGTCGGGTCGAGACGGTCACCGTCCGCGGGCGCGTGCAAGTCCGCGACGGTGTGTTTGTCGGCGCCGGCGGCGACGGACAGATACTGCGACGCGACCCGACTCACGGCGGGTGA
- the preA gene encoding NAD-dependent dihydropyrimidine dehydrogenase subunit PreA produces MPDLSVNVDGLKLPNPLVIGSGPPGTNANVIGKAFDEGWGAVICKTISLDASKVVNVQPRYARLRTEASKEIIGWENIELISDRDFGVWLDEFKRVKDKYPDRVLIASIMEEYRKDAWIEIIERCQQAGVDAFECNFSCPHGLPERRMGSAMGENPEILKEVCGWVMSAAKVPVWAKMTPNVTHIEDPSRAALAAGCQGISAINTIRSVIGVNLDTLRPEPTVEGYTTLGGYSCKAVMPIALRMCMEVARLIRDEFPGRTLSGIGGIESGRDAAQFILLGCDTVQVCTHVMKVGYRCVRQMLDELAEFMDAHQFRTLADFRGHSLQYFTTHYDLVHRQTEARKASHAAATAKSDGLPIRADHEWQADDFVRQTDALSRG; encoded by the coding sequence ATGCCCGACCTCAGCGTCAACGTCGATGGACTAAAGCTTCCGAATCCGCTTGTCATCGGTTCCGGGCCGCCGGGCACGAATGCCAACGTGATCGGCAAGGCTTTCGACGAGGGCTGGGGCGCGGTGATTTGCAAGACCATCAGCCTGGACGCATCGAAAGTGGTCAACGTTCAGCCGCGCTACGCGCGATTGCGCACGGAGGCGTCGAAGGAAATCATCGGCTGGGAAAACATCGAGCTGATCAGCGATCGCGATTTCGGAGTCTGGCTCGATGAGTTTAAGAGAGTCAAGGACAAGTATCCCGACCGCGTGCTGATCGCCTCCATCATGGAGGAATACCGCAAGGACGCCTGGATCGAGATCATTGAGCGCTGCCAGCAGGCGGGCGTCGACGCATTCGAGTGCAACTTCTCCTGCCCACATGGACTGCCCGAGCGGCGCATGGGTTCGGCGATGGGGGAAAACCCCGAGATTCTAAAGGAGGTCTGCGGTTGGGTGATGAGCGCGGCCAAGGTGCCGGTCTGGGCCAAGATGACGCCCAATGTAACGCACATCGAGGATCCCTCGCGGGCCGCGCTCGCGGCCGGCTGCCAAGGCATCAGCGCGATCAACACGATCCGCAGCGTGATCGGCGTCAACCTCGACACGTTGCGGCCCGAGCCGACGGTCGAGGGCTATACCACGCTCGGTGGTTATTCCTGCAAGGCTGTGATGCCCATCGCGCTGCGGATGTGCATGGAAGTCGCCCGCTTGATCCGCGACGAATTTCCCGGCCGGACATTATCGGGGATCGGCGGGATCGAGTCGGGGCGCGACGCCGCGCAGTTCATCTTGTTGGGCTGCGATACTGTGCAGGTCTGCACGCATGTGATGAAAGTCGGCTATCGCTGCGTCCGGCAGATGCTCGACGAACTGGCCGAGTTCATGGACGCCCATCAGTTCCGCACGCTGGCAGATTTTCGCGGACACAGCTTGCAATACTTCACCACCCACTACGATCTGGTGCATCGTCAGACGGAAGCTCGCAAAGCGTCTCATGCCGCGGCCACAGCCAAGAGCGACGGCCTGCCGATCCGCGCAGACCACGAGTGGCAAGCCGACGACTTCGTTCGCCAGACCGACGCACTGTCGCGGGGCTGA
- a CDS encoding nucleoside deaminase, which yields MDPFLQAAIDEARRGLSEGGIPIGSVLVIDNRIVGRGHNRRVQRGSAILHAEMDCLENCGRLSSKDYRRAVLYSTLSPCDMCSGTALLYRIPRIVIGENQTFQGPESYLRTRGVKLEIVNDAECIQLMREFIAAHPELWNEDIGE from the coding sequence ATGGACCCGTTTCTGCAGGCCGCAATCGACGAAGCTCGGCGCGGACTGTCCGAAGGTGGAATTCCCATCGGATCGGTGCTCGTGATCGACAATCGGATCGTGGGCCGAGGCCACAACCGACGAGTCCAGCGGGGCAGCGCCATCCTGCACGCCGAAATGGATTGCCTGGAAAACTGCGGCCGCCTGTCGTCCAAGGATTATCGCCGCGCCGTCCTCTACTCCACTTTGTCCCCCTGCGATATGTGCAGCGGCACGGCGTTGCTCTATCGCATCCCGAGGATCGTGATCGGCGAGAACCAAACCTTTCAAGGCCCGGAATCGTACCTCCGCACGCGCGGCGTTAAGCTAGAAATCGTGAACGATGCCGAGTGCATCCAACTGATGCGCGAGTTCATCGCCGCCCATCCTGAACTTTGGAACGAAGACATCGGCGAGTAG
- a CDS encoding NAD(P)/FAD-dependent oxidoreductase, translating into MDEGQWDAVVIGAGAAGLVAAFCAAERGKRTLLLEKNKQAGIKILMSGGTRCNITQATDNRGIVAAYGPPGKFLHSALAALSVQSTIAMFEAEGVLTKVEKTGKVFPVSNKASHVLAGLLARFQRSGATLALAEPVLELEREAEAFRLLTPRRPLQAARVILTTGGQSYPGAGTTGDGFRFAAQFGHTIVPPRPALVPLTTTAPWVLDLRGVTLPDVTLRIMDDGRRLACRRSSLLFAHFGLTGPAALDVSRVVSGHPRPATLAADVDLVPDKSESQLVEWLRLESLSSGKKQLAVVVGQLIPRRLAEIVLQLAAVAPDRKAAELSKEERNRLVRWLKHLTVPLTGTLGFKKAEVTAGGVSLDEVDSRTMQSKIVPRLFFAGEVLDLDGPIGGYNFQSAWSTGWLAGSSV; encoded by the coding sequence ATGGACGAAGGTCAATGGGACGCGGTCGTGATCGGCGCGGGGGCAGCCGGGCTTGTGGCCGCGTTTTGCGCCGCCGAGCGCGGCAAGCGAACGCTACTTCTGGAAAAGAACAAACAGGCCGGCATCAAGATCCTGATGTCCGGCGGCACCCGCTGCAACATCACGCAGGCCACGGACAATCGGGGCATCGTCGCGGCCTATGGCCCGCCGGGCAAATTTCTCCATTCGGCACTGGCCGCGCTGAGCGTGCAATCGACCATCGCGATGTTCGAGGCGGAAGGGGTGCTGACCAAAGTCGAGAAAACCGGAAAGGTCTTTCCCGTCAGCAACAAAGCCAGTCACGTGCTGGCCGGGCTCTTGGCGCGGTTCCAGCGCAGCGGGGCCACTCTGGCATTGGCAGAACCCGTTCTGGAGCTGGAGCGGGAAGCCGAGGCATTTCGGCTGCTCACGCCGCGGCGGCCGTTGCAAGCGGCACGCGTGATTCTCACGACGGGCGGACAATCGTATCCGGGCGCGGGAACCACGGGCGACGGCTTTCGCTTCGCAGCGCAGTTTGGGCACACGATTGTTCCGCCGCGTCCGGCCCTTGTCCCGCTGACCACCACCGCGCCTTGGGTCCTCGACCTGCGGGGGGTGACGTTGCCCGACGTCACCTTGCGGATCATGGACGATGGTCGCCGTTTGGCTTGCCGGCGCAGCTCGCTCTTATTCGCGCACTTCGGCCTGACCGGCCCCGCCGCTCTCGACGTGAGCCGAGTCGTATCCGGTCATCCCAGGCCGGCGACGCTCGCCGCGGATGTCGACCTCGTGCCCGACAAGAGCGAATCGCAATTGGTCGAATGGTTGCGACTCGAATCCCTAAGTTCCGGTAAAAAGCAACTGGCGGTCGTCGTCGGCCAGCTCATTCCCCGACGACTCGCGGAAATCGTGTTGCAATTGGCCGCGGTGGCACCCGACCGAAAGGCGGCCGAGCTGAGCAAAGAGGAGCGCAATCGCCTGGTCCGATGGCTCAAGCACTTGACGGTGCCGCTGACGGGGACGCTCGGGTTCAAGAAGGCGGAAGTCACGGCGGGGGGCGTTTCGCTCGATGAAGTCGATTCGCGCACAATGCAGAGCAAGATCGTGCCCCGCCTATTCTTTGCCGGCGAGGTCCTCGACCTCGATGGCCCGATTGGCGGCTACAACTTTCAGTCCGCCTGGAGCACCGGTTGGTTGGCCGGCAGCAGCGTGTAA
- a CDS encoding RluA family pseudouridine synthase, which yields MTILRRATVSHGEPLIAYLLGALGLNRRAVKNLLKFGAVAVNGSTVRQFDHPLAIGDEVLVSDARTAAAAGRLEFARIHVVHEDAALIVVEKPAGLLTVATGDSGTDTLFFRLNEFLLGRHAAEPDRAIVVHRLDRETSGLVLFVKTERAQSLLQANWTEVEKTYQAIVNGRPQRERGTIASYLTETKALQVFSNDHLTPGGRKAITHYRLLQTRGDLSLLEVRLETGRKHQIRVHLADLGCPVAGDRRYGAKSNSSGRLALHASKLAFAHPLTGERLSFYSPLPAALQKFFPACRDLDLGRDV from the coding sequence TTGACCATTCTTCGGAGGGCGACCGTTAGTCATGGCGAGCCGCTGATCGCGTACCTGCTGGGCGCGCTGGGGCTGAATCGTCGCGCGGTCAAGAATCTCCTCAAATTCGGCGCAGTCGCGGTCAACGGTTCGACGGTCCGGCAGTTTGACCATCCGCTGGCAATCGGCGACGAGGTGCTGGTGAGCGACGCTCGAACTGCCGCCGCCGCCGGCCGCTTGGAATTTGCCCGGATTCACGTGGTTCATGAAGATGCCGCGTTGATCGTGGTCGAAAAGCCTGCCGGGCTGTTGACCGTGGCGACGGGCGACAGCGGGACCGACACGCTCTTCTTTCGGTTGAACGAATTCTTGCTTGGCCGACACGCGGCCGAACCCGATCGCGCCATCGTCGTGCATCGACTCGATCGAGAGACGTCGGGCTTGGTGCTGTTCGTCAAAACCGAGCGGGCGCAAAGTCTGTTGCAGGCCAATTGGACGGAGGTGGAAAAAACCTACCAGGCGATCGTGAATGGACGCCCCCAGCGCGAGCGCGGAACGATCGCCAGCTATCTGACCGAGACCAAGGCCCTGCAAGTTTTCAGCAACGACCATCTGACGCCCGGCGGTCGAAAGGCGATTACGCATTACCGCCTGCTGCAAACGCGCGGCGATCTGTCGCTCTTGGAGGTCCGCTTGGAAACGGGCCGCAAACATCAAATCCGGGTCCACCTGGCGGACCTCGGCTGTCCGGTCGCCGGCGACCGGCGATACGGTGCGAAATCGAATTCGAGTGGGCGGCTGGCGCTGCACGCGAGTAAGTTGGCGTTTGCCCATCCGCTCACCGGCGAGCGCTTGAGTTTCTACTCCCCTTTGCCCGCCGCGCTTCAGAAATTTTTTCCGGCCTGCAGAGATCTTGATTTGGGCCGCGACGTGTAG